A window from Podospora bellae-mahoneyi strain CBS 112042 chromosome 1 map unlocalized CBS112042p_1, whole genome shotgun sequence encodes these proteins:
- a CDS encoding uncharacterized protein (EggNog:ENOG503P0SB): protein MTTAAPISPSRPWAGGMPLAMYPPNDQEFVLRTQRASARIQEITNGNGKPEVGACISGSPTDGVPTTHKPTVQLGGNTSSALNGTAERSGWYDRPRRLSNNSEASSTVASSAVFDGESFDGRIRTMSMSSSHTSVDSYPIGGPQSPAAQPRWQTPSNTPLIMGAGNAAGPCAQSYPWQKPAPIKQYRKKAQGELFAALPGEVLELMLEELRKLHLGQGRNSCATCWMRDCCSVALSARKCLKYAREALYGHIHIVGHEGPAIKKRTKTTYGSRLILLRRTLRSNAQIAVIVRSLKPPALPQGVGLTEYNDLVASVIMACPSLERLIGYYPTFNHSFQRIFQALSTRPKLKEMSWILEPSPSQQQQRSRPGGPNSHWGPVDLTRQEAQGFLDFNVNWKHLTTLVIHCHLGATLSPPNLLDRTVRSLPALQNLYLSHLPHSAFNDSSLLALPPLKTLSLAHCTGVTTNGLSALATRRNSNSLHTLTLIHMNIESLPAIARLFSYLYCLETFNIVQTITPAIPPDEFIMLFPYLACRTLKRLHWDIPYLPTQSTPSDTILAKSISAGGFPALRYLCAPNDPEGIFQAVCQPREKVDLAGDRFRGRAHSYGHAHANSTSSRRPSSSQAWQGFGSGHHRNSSTASSQRSGSALGFWGSSNRSRSGSRSGSRGGNTPPPVSPLFPPPDALDMMARDNSDLHQARMAAQARIDQAKKYPRFFIQVFDEGGTMREKYGVGAFVGTVGSKVRYVLTPNEGLGQTDEGGGLVTVEDMIRDDGGEALVLGGGEGDGGSKKKKGAGVGEREGGEKRTREGCTGRWNTYSGMVVDKKDKERWWHQERGRWRQAVPS from the coding sequence ATGACGACAGCCGCCCCGATATCGCCAAGTCGACCGTGGGCAGGAGGGATGCCCTTGGCAATGTATCCGCCAAACGACCAGGAGTTCGTTCTGAGGACGCAGAGAGCAAGTGCAAGGATACAGGAAATTACCAATGGAAACGGGAAGCCCGAGGTCGGGGCCTGTATTAGCGGCTCGCCCACGGATGGCGTACCCACGACCCACAAACCGACAGTCCAGCTTGGTGGCAACACCAGCTCAGCTTTGAATGGTACGGCGGAACGATCGGGGTGGTATGATCGACCAAGACGCCTGTCCAACAACAGCGAGGCCAGCAGCACGGTAGCCAGCAGTGCTGTTTTTGACGGTGAGAGTTTTGATGGACGGATACGTACCATGTCGATGAGCAGCAGTCATACGAGCGTCGATTCTTATCCGATCGGAGGTCCACAGTCACCAGCAGCTCAGCCAAGATGGCAGACACCGTCAAACACGCCGCTCATCATGGGAGCTGGAAACGCTGCGGGGCCATGCGCACAGTCCTACCCGTGGCAAAAACCAGCACCAATCAAGCAGTATCGAAAGAAGGCACAGGGAGAGCTATTTGCGGCATTGCCGGGCGAAGTGTTGGAGCTGATGCTGGAAGAGTTGCGCAAGCTGCATCTTGGCCAGGGCCGGAATAGTTGTGCTACTTGCTGGATGCGCGATTGCTGCTCGGTTGCCCTCAGCGCTCGCAAGTGTCTCAAGTATGCTCGGGAGGCCTTGTATGGGCACATTCACATTGTGGGACATGAGGGCCcggccatcaagaagcggACAAAGACGACGTACGGGTCGAGATTGATCTTGCTGAGGCGGACTCTGAGGTCAAACGCTCAGATTGCGGTGATTGTTCGGTCGCTGAAGCCACCTGCATTGCCtcagggggttgggttgacaGAGTACAATGATTTGGTTGCGTCGGTGATCATGGCATGTCCCAGCCTGGAGCGGCTTATTGGATATTACCCGACCTTCAACCACTCTTTCCAGAGGATATTCCAGGCACTCTCCACGCGGCCCAAGCTGAAGGAGATGAGCTGGATTTTGgaaccgtcaccgtcacaacaacagcagcggtCAAGACCGGGCGGTCCAAATAGCCATTGGGGCCCGGTAGATCTCACACGGCAGGAAGCCCAGGGATTCTTGGATTTCAACGTGAATTGGAAACACCTCACCACACTGGTAATTCACTGCCATCTCGGTGCCACGCTCAGCCCACCCAACCTCCTAGACCGCACCGTTAGATCTCTTCCAGCCCTCCAGAACCTGTATCTCTCTCACCTGCCACACTCAGCGTTCAATGACAGTTCTCTTCTGGCCCTCCCTCCACTGAAGACACTATCGTTGGCTCATTGCACAGGCGTAACCACCAACGGCCTCTCTGCCCTTGCAACTCGACGCAACAGCAATTCCCTCCACACGCTCACCCTCATTCACATGAACATCGAATCTCTCCCCGCCATCGCCCGACTATTCTCGTATCTTTACTGCCTCGAAACCTTCAACATTGTTCAGACAATCACCCCTGCGATACCACCGGACGAGTTCATCATGCTCTTTCCGTATCTCGCGTGCCGGACCCTCAAACGACTGCACTGGGACATTCCATACCTACCAACACAGTCCACACCCTCGGATACCATCCTCGCAAAGTCCATCAGCGCAGGGGGCTTCCCCGCCCTCCGCTACCTCTGCGCGCCGAACGACCCGGAAGGGATCTTCCAGGCCGTCTGCCAGCCGAGAGAAAAGGTCGATTTGGCAGGCGACCGCTTCCGCGGACGAGCCCACAGTTACGGGCACGCACACGCCAACAGCACTTCCTCTCGCCGTCCCAGCTCATCCCAAGCCTGGCAGGGTTTTGGCTCGGGCCACCACCGCAACTCGTCCACCGCCTCGTCGCAGCGGTCCGGCAGCGCGCTGGGGTTCTGGGGGAGCAGCAACCGGTCTCGGAGCGGGAGCCGGTCGGGCAGCAGAGGTGGAAACACCCCACCGCCGGTCAGCCCGCTCTTCCCGCCGCCGGACGCGCTGGACATGATGGCGCGGGATAATAGCGATTTGCACcaggcgaggatggcggcgcAGGCGAGGATCGACCAGGCGAAGAAGTATCCGAGGTTTTTCATTCAGGTTTTCGACGAGGGGGGCACCATGAGGGAGAAGTATGGAGTCGGGGCGTTTGTCGGGACGGTGGGGAGCAAGGTTAGGTATGTGCTGACTCCgaatgaggggttgggacagacggacgagggaggggggttggtgacggtggaggatATGATtagggatgatgggggggaagcgttggttttggggggaggggagggggatgggggaagcaagaagaagaagggtgctggggttggggaacgggaagggggggagaagaggactAGGGAGGGATGTACGGGACGGTGGAATACGTATTCGGGCATGGTGGTTGAtaagaaggacaaggaacGGTGGTGGCATCAggagcgggggaggtggaggcagGCGGTCCCTTCCTGA
- a CDS encoding uncharacterized protein (BUSCO:EOG09264XM2; COG:O; EggNog:ENOG503P44B): MRSSLVSSSRRAASQMCASCQREAKNSLRSRAAFSSLSVTPRERSQTSMSGSTSRISLLQPRQQRWSSSSSSSSSSSSSSSSSPSEPTAASKDGSKKTKTPPFYALFPQTLPLGPPPSGPFHIPLRTLRNEFLKLQALSHPDFAHSSASASAKSAATTNSAIINTAYKTLSNPLLRAQYLLHELYDVDLAGDEAGTHAEPDPELLMTVLESREIIEEADTEQDLEELREENERRIEEAERGLEEAFKVEDVERAKEEAVRLRYWMNIREGVDNWERGKGVVLQH; the protein is encoded by the coding sequence ATGCGGTCCTCGCTTGTGTCGTCCTCGCGGCGCGCGGCATCACAAATGTGCGCCTCTTGTCAAAGAGAGGCGAAGAACTCGCTGAGATCAAGAGCAGCCTTTTCCAGCCTGTCTGTAACCCCCAGAGAAAGATCCCAAACATCAATGTCAGGGAGTACATCCAGGATATCACTCCTCCAGCCCCGACAGCAGCGgtggtcctcctcctcctcctcctcctcctcctcttcttcttcttcttcttcttcaccatcagAACCAACAGCAGCCTCAAAAGACGGGAGCAAGAAGACGAAAACCCCCCCATTCTacgccctcttcccccagaccctccccctcggcccacctccctcgggacccttccacatccccctccgcACCCTCCGCAACGAGTTCCTCAAGCTCCaagccctctcccacccagaCTTTGCCCACTCCTCCGCGTCCGCCAGTGCCAAATCCGCCGCGACGACCAACTCTGCCATTATCAACACGGCCTACAAAACGCTATCCAACCCTCTCTTGCGCGCGCAGTATCTCTTGCATGAGCTGTACGATGTCGACTTGGCGGGTGATGAGGCGGGGACGCATGCGGAGCCTGACCCGGAGCTGTTGATGACTGTTTTGGAGAGTAGGGAGATCATTGAGGAGGCGGACACGGAgcaggatttggaggagctgagggaggagaatgagagaaggattgaggaggcggagagggggttggaggaggctttcaaggtggaggatgtggaacgggcgaaggaggaggcggtgaggttgaggtacTGGATGAACAttagggagggggtggataactgggagagggggaagggggtggtcTTGCAGCATTGA
- a CDS encoding uncharacterized protein (EggNog:ENOG503NTYP; COG:I; COG:J; COG:T), with protein sequence MSSRPLPVVQRVPLPQGTPEYEALRQKYLSELEASIPDEYYLPQSLIDNPPRDVTSVPRECGILTAEEIDITENYDATALAAAIASKKLSAVAVATAFTKRAAIAHQLTGCLVEYFQGEALERAKALDEHLEKTGKTVGPLHGVPISLKEHMPIKGHYTAVGFLDTRHIDDYDCQMVAILRAAGAVFYCKTNQPQGIMHLETVSPLGRTLNPHNIDLSAGGSTGGEAALLAIRGSILGIGTDIGGSIRGPAGFCGIYGYKSTSYYLPTKDFLVGGFAAELTVLCSTGPMGHSLRDMDLFCSVVKASNPHIEDPALIPIPWTGTATAPKTTPLKVGIMWNDGAIIPQPPVKRALAWAKEQLETKFPGKFEVKSFVPYQAAEAMVNIRKAYWPDGGNAVRAHLAATGEPMFHLTEWILKDAVSEEELPVSKVLEYRVARDVYRQKFVADWNAQDVDVVISPVFVGPACEHETAFYWNYTALWNYLDYPGVVFPTPIKALKKGAEDYAPEDATPLSEQDKHTRELWAKGDFENAPINLQITTRKYHDNELFGALAALQEALALP encoded by the coding sequence ATGTCTTCCAGACCGCTTCCTGTTGTTCAGCGGGTACCCTTGCCTCAGGGAACCCCTGAGTACGAGGCTCTGCGCCAAAAGTATCTTTCCGAGCTCGAGGCCAGCATTCCTGACGAGTACTACCTACCCCAGTCACTGATTGACAACCCTCCACGCGACGTCACCTCCGTACCAAGAGAGTGCGGTATCCTGACTGCCGAGGAAATCGACATTACCGAAAACTACGATGCCACTGCCTTGGCCGCTGCCATCGCTTCCAAGAAGTTGAGCGCCGTGGCTGTCGCCACCGCCTTCACCAAGCGTGCTGCCATCGCCCACCAGCTCACCGGCTGCTTGGTAGAGTACTTCCAAGGCGAGGCCCTCGAGAGGGCGAAGGCCCTTGACGAGCATCTGGAGAAGACCGGCAAGACCGTTGGTCCTCTTCATGGTGTTCCTATCAGTCTGAAGGAGCACATGCCCATTAAGGGTCACTACACAGCCGTTGGTTTCCTCGACACGCGCCACATTGATGACTATGACTGCCAAATGGTGGCCATCCTTCGCGCTGCAGGTGCCGTCTTCTACTGCAAGACCAACCAGCCCCAGGGCATCATGCACCTGGAGACCGTCTCTCCTCTTGGTCGCACCCTCAACCCTCACAACATTGATCTGTCGGCTGGTGGGTCTAccggtggtgaggcggcCCTGTTGGCCATTCGCGGCTCCATTCTTGGTATCGGTACCGACATTGGCGGTTCGATTCGCGGGCCGGCTGGATTCTGCGGTATCTATGGCTACAAGTCGACATCGTACTATCTCCCTACCAAGGACTtccttgttggtggtttcGCTGCCGAGCTGACGGTGCTCTGCTCTACCGGCCCCATGGGCCACTCTTTGAGGGATATGGATCTCTTCTGCTCCGTCGTCAAAGCCTCGAACCCGCACATTGAGGACCCAGCACTCATCCCTATCCCGTGGACCGGCACTGCCACCGCTCCCAAGACCACTCCTCTCAAGGTCGGCATCATGTGGAATGACGGTGCCATCATCCCTCAGCCTCCTGTCAAGCGGGCTCTTGCCTGGGCCAAGGAGCAGCTAGAGACCAAGTTCCCTGGCAAGTTCGAGGTCAAGTCCTTCGTCCCTTACCAAGCGGCCGAGGCCATGGTCAACATCCGCAAGGCTTATTGGCCCGACGGTGGCAACGCCGTCAGAGCTCACCTTGCTGCCACGGGCGAGCCAATGTTCCATCTGACGGAGTGGATCCTGAAGGACGCCGTGAGCGAGGAAGAGCTCCCCGTCTCCAAGGTGCTCGAGTACCGTGTTGCCCGTGATGTCTACCGCCAGAAGTTCGTCGCGGACTGGAACGCGCAGGATGTCGATGTGGTCATCTCTCCCGTTTTTGTTGGCCCGGCTTGTGAGCACGAGACTGCTTTCTACTGGAACTACACCGCCCTGTGGAACTACCTCGACTACCCCGGTGTTgtcttccccacccccatcaaggCGCTCAAGAAGGGTGCCGAGGACTACGCTCCCGAGGACGCCACTCCTCTGAGCGAGCAAGACAAGCACACCCGGGAACTGTGGGCCAAGGGTGACTTTGAGAACGCCCCTATCAACTTGCAGATTACCACCAGAAAATATCATGACAACGAGCTCTTTGGCGCGCTGGCTGCCCTCCAGGAGGCTCTTGCCCTCCCCTGA
- a CDS encoding uncharacterized protein (EggNog:ENOG503NTX3; COG:S), whose protein sequence is MATQHTAVVPGTVHLVDVSGAVPAGAKMRDGIQLVPRPSDDPEDPLNWSRGRKMLALAMVVVYTFGTGLPMTLQYSILADITADTGISTATLVEGTGYAFLLLGFGCLFWQPIALTYGRRGVYLVSTLATVPLMVWTAYSKSGGEWFAHRIILGFFCAPIEALPEVSIPDVFFAHERGAMMGVYVFSLFGSNFLAPLIGGWFNEAYGWKWTMYFGAIFAAVAFIIMFFFMEETMYFRQGLEGLEDEQDELAAAAPTTDAGEKGEKSSSSSQTVSESPAAIYVKPTLAQKLVWFRKMDGRPTYQHMLKTMYMPFIYLYQFPIVLWAGFIYGINLCWYQVLNGTASPVLANAPYNWSSGLVGTIYTGPIVGAAIGCYWAGSIADKFTLWLARRNNGVREPEHRLWPLLVTAVLGAIGLIMWGVGAQHHAHWAVLAVGLGILTASVVAGGSVALSYNIDCYKDISGDTTTAVILVRNLMGFAIAYGITPWYTNMGLQNCFIMAGFLALGCTLTFLFMTWKGKDLRRASAERYWKYAAESSSAH, encoded by the coding sequence ATGGCTACTCAGCATACGGCCGTGGTGCCCGGCACCGTCCACCTCGTCGATGTTTCCGGCGCGGTGCCTGCCGGCGCAAAGATGCGGGACGGGATCCAGCTTGTTCCCCGTCCTAGCGATGATCCCGAGGACCCTCTCAACTGGAGCAGAGGCCGCAAGATGTTGGCTCTCGCCATGGTTGTGGTCTACACCTTCGGCACTGGACTTCCTATGACCCTCCAATACTCGATTCTCGCCGACATCACCGCGGATACCGGCATCTCCACTGCAACACTTGTCGAGGGTACCGGTTACGCTTTCTTGCTGCTTGGTTTCGGCTGCTTGTTCTGGCAGCCCATTGCCTTGACATATGGCCGCCGTGGTGTTTATCTCGTTTCGACCCTTGCTACCGTGCCCTTGATGGTTTGGACAGCCTATTCCAAGTCGGGCGGCGAATGGTTCGCTCATCGTATCATCCTTGGGTTCTTCTGTGCACCTATCGAGGCCTTACCCGAGGTCAGCATCCCCGACGTCTTTTTTGCCCATGAGCGCGGTGCCATGATGGGCGTGTACGTCTTTTCGCTCTTCGGCTCCAACTTCCTGGCTCCCTTGATTGGCGGCTGGTTCAACGAGGCGTATGGATGGAAGTGGACCATGTACTTTGGTGCCATCTTCGCTGCCGTggccttcatcatcatgttTTTCTTCATGGAGGAGACCATGTATTTCCGCCAGGGTTTGGAGGGTCTGGAGGATGAGCAGGAtgagcttgctgctgctgctcccaccACCGATGCCGgagagaagggagagaagagcagcagctcgAGCCAGACCGTCAGCGAATCTCCTGCTGCCATCTACGTCAagcccaccctcgcccagaAACTCGTGTGGTTCCGCAAGATGGACGGCCGACCAACCTACCAACACATGCTCAAGACCATGTATATGCCCTTCATTTACCTTTACCAATTCCCCATCGTCCTCTGGGCCGGTTTCATCTACGGCATCAACCTCTGCTGGTACCAAGTCCTGAACGGAACTGCCAGCCCTGTTCTCGCCAACGCTCCCTACAACTGGTCTTCCGGTCTTGTCGGCACCATCTACACCGGTCCCATCGTCGGCGCGGCCATTGGCTGCTACTGGGCTGGTTCCATTGCCGATAAGTTCACCTTGTGGCTTGCCCGCCGGAACAACGGCGTCCGTGAGCCCGAGCACCGTCTCTGGCCCCTTCTTGTGACGGCTGTCTTGGGAGCCATCGGCCTTATCATGTGGGGTGTTGGTGCCCAGCATCACGCTCACTGGGCAGTTTTGGCCGTCGGTCTCGGTATTCTGACTGCCAGTGTCGTAGCTGGTGGCTCGGTTGCTCTCTCGTACAACATTGACTGCTACAAGGATATCTCGggcgacaccaccaccgctgttATCCTGGTCCGCAACCTGATGGGTTTCGCCATTGCCTATGGAATCACGCCCTGGTATACCAACATGGGTCTCCAAAACTGCTTCATCATGGCTGGCTTCCTTGCCTTGGGCTGCACTCTCACCTTTTTGTTCATGACATGGAAGGGCAAGGATCTCCGTAGAGCTTCTGCCGAGCGGTATTGGAAGTATGCCGCCGAGAGCTCTTCTGCCCACTAA
- the CSN4 gene encoding COP9/signalosome complex subunit Csn4 (EggNog:ENOG503NX1A; COG:O; COG:T), with protein MVSPKVQEALAKAQENPVIGYKTLLNSLDDFSPPEARSTDLKAITDDLFAASHGVVTTKAVLSDLINVLKNSQNHESWIDVGTHIVRAISSTPSLSSSLVDQASALRELIATAHETNEDFLAAAKILAEIPLDSSQRRVSDREKAKIWIRIVRNHLEEDDSTTAEAYLNKLKNVMHKVGDTDPEMMLHFKLSAARIQDSNRQFLQAASSYHDISFSPSIAEEERLHTLSMAIKCAVLAPAGPLRSRALGRLHKDERSAGLEEYGILEKMFFDRLLSSDEVEKFAQSLAPHQLAKTSDGSTVLARAVVEHNLLSAGRLYTNIGFDELGLLLGLDGDKAEETTAKMIEQGRLTGSIDQIDRIIYFEMGEASGEHGSGHTTAQVGKEIRRWDSNVQALAEDVERVTDLLQAEFPDFVATQIAV; from the coding sequence ATGGTTTCGCCCAAGGTCCAGGAGGCCCTCGCAAAGGCCCAAGAGAACCCCGTCATCGGTTACaaaaccctcctcaacagcctcgACGACTTCTCCCCCCCAGAAGCCCGCAGCACCGATCTCAAAGCCATCACTGACGACCTGTTCGCCGCCTCCCACGGCgtcgtcaccaccaaagccgtCCTTAGCGACCTCATCAACGTCCTCAAAAACTCCCAGAACCACGAGTCCTGGATCGACGTCGGCACCCACATCGTCCgcgccatctcctccaccccgtccctctcctcctctcttgtCGACCAAGCCTCGGCCCTCCGCGAGCTCATCGCCACCGCCCACGAAACCAACGAGgacttcctcgccgccgccaagaTCCTCGCCGAGATCCCCCTCGACTCCTCCCAGCGCCGCGTGTCAGACCGCGAGAAGGCCAAAATATGGATCAGAATTGTCAGGAACCACCTGGAGGAAGATGATAGCACTACCGCTGAGGCATacctcaacaagctcaagaacGTGATGCACAAGGTTGGAGACACGGATCCGGAGATGATGCTCCACTTCAAGCTGAGCGCCGCTCGGATTCAGGATTCCAACAGGCAGTTCTTGCAGGCGGCATCGAGTTACCACGACATCAGCTTCTCGCCTTCgattgctgaggaggagaggctgCACACGCTCAGCATGGCGATCAAGTGCGCGGTCTTGGCGCCGGCCGGTCCGTTGAGGAGCAGGGCGTTGGGCAGGCTTCACAAGGATGAGAGGTCAGCGGGGCTGGAGGAGTATGGGATTCTGGAAAAGATGTTCTTTGATAGGCTGCTGTCGAGTGACGAGGTGGAAAAGTTTGCGCAGTCGTTGGCGCCGCATCAGCTGGCCAAGACGTCGGACGGGTCGACGGTGTTGGCCAGGGCTGTGGTGGAGCACAACTTGTTGAGTGCTGGGCGGTTGTACACGAATATTGGGTTTGACGAGTTggggctgttgctggggttggatggggacaaggctgaggagacAACGGCAAAGATGATAGAGCAAGGGCGGTTGACTGGGTCTATCGATCAGATTGATCGGATCATCTACTTTGAAATGGGTGAGGCGTCTGGTGAGCATGGTAGCGGGCACACAACAGCACAGGTCGGAAAGGAGATCCGGCGGTGGGACAGCAACGTGCAGGCCTTGGCCGAAGATGTCGAGCGTGTGACAGACCTCCTGCAGGCAGAGTTTCCAGATTTTGTGGCCACTCAGATCGCCGTATGA
- a CDS encoding uncharacterized protein (COG:S; EggNog:ENOG503P5YK), producing MAARQKLRILCFGDSLTAGYSYLGSAYHPYHFKMDQMLAMAFPDYEITTVERGKCGDMVRNGFLTRMQECFPPAKKDDKPPFDWVIVLGGTNDIAFRVPPQEIFKKLTEVWDIPLRRGCKVLALTVPDVVGDSKFKMRGDADRKVLNELIMGYKKPNLHVYDLHDAISLTKMSSTDRKTYRDDQIHFTPEGYDLIGNKVGMALVSLLVKQRVADLPPAKRRRIFKNDDKLFEEETGNPESLDGGYVVVRRTDLD from the exons ATGGCAGCCCGCCAGAAGCTGCGCATCCTCTGCTTTGGGGACAGTCTTACAGCAGGCTATTCCTACCTAGGCTCCGCCTACCACCCGTACCATTTCAAGATGGACCAGATGCTGGCGATGGCCTTTCCTGACTACGAAATAACCACCGTCGAGCGGGGGAAGTGCGGGGATATGGTCAGGAATGGGTTCCTGACGAGGATGCAGGAGTGCT TCCCGCCTGCTAAAAAGGACGACAAGCCTCCGTTTGACTGGGTGATTGTTTTGGGAGGCACAAA CGACATCGCGTTTAGAGTACCACCGCAGGAAATCTTCAAGAAGTTGACTGAGGTCTGGGATATACCACTTCGACGTGGATGTAAAGTCCTGGCCCTAACAGTCCCCGATGTGGTGGGCGACAGCAAATTCAAGATGAGGGGCGACGCGGATAGGAAAGTGCTCAACGAGCTGATCATGGGTTACAAGAAGCCCAACTT GCACGTATACGATCTCCACGATGCTATCAGCTTGACGAAGATGTCCTCGACAGACAGGAAGACTTACAGGGACGACCAAATCCATTTCACCCCAGAGGGCTATGACCTGATAGGTAACAAAGTGGGCATGGCCTTGGTGAGCTTACTGGTTAAGCAGAGGGTGGCGGATCTTCCTCCCGCAAAGAGACGGCGGATATTCAAGAACGATGACAAGCTCTTCGAGGAGGAGACCGGCAACCCAGAGAGCCTCGACGGGGGCTATGTCGTGGTTCGGCGAACCGATCTGGACTAG
- a CDS encoding uncharacterized protein (EggNog:ENOG503NVI4; COG:C), with protein sequence MAKVFSAEEVAKHNTAESCWVVLHGAVYDVTEFLPSHPGGARIILQLAGRDATAEFDPIHPPGTLEDNLPPTAKLGIVDPESLKKLQRQSNTANPAQEAARPPPPLHHLLNLDEIEAVAKTQVSKKCWAYYFSAADDLISKTYNNTVYRNILLRPRVFVDVTKADTTTSILGGAFKLATPLYVSPAAMARLAHPDGEAGIAKGISRFGAMQLVSHNASMSPEQIVADAKPDQIFGWQLYVQNARAKSEAMLARIAKLPQYKCIVLTLDAPVPSKREHDEKAALEAELLIEASKSEEEKEKAKKRPDSNSGVGQQLFFGTAADLTWDTTLPWLAKHTKLPIVLKGIQTHEDVYLAAQYAKKHPGTVKAVILSNHGGRSLDTAPPAVHTLLECKKYCPEVFDIIEIWVDGGIRRGTDVVKALCLGAKAVGVGRAALYGLGAGGWKGVERTFEILQGEIQTCMKMMGAKDISELGPRFINSRMVERDIFDGGAGLDSTGLWTSRAAKL encoded by the exons ATGGCCAAAGTCTTCAGTGCAGAAGAAG TTGCCAAGCACAACACCGCAGAAAGCTGCTGGGTAGTCCTCCATGGCGCTGTTTACGACGTAACAGAgttcctcccctcccacccaggAGGCGCCAGAATCATTCTCCAGCTCGCCGGCCGGGACGCCACCGCCGAGTTCGACCCTATCCACCCCCCAGGCACTCTCGAGGAcaacctcccacccaccGCCAAACTCGGCATCGTCGACCCCGAGAGCCTCAAAAAACTCCAACGCCAGtccaacaccgccaacccAGCCCAGGAAGCAGCAcgcccacccccgccactccaccacctcctcaatctAGACGAAATCGAAGCAGTTGCCAAAACCCAAGTCTCCAAGAAATGCTGGGCCTACtacttctccgccgccgacgACCTCATCTCCAAGACATACAACAATACCGTCTATCGCAAcattctcctccgcccccgcGTCTTCGTCGACGTCACCAAAgcagacaccaccacctccatcctcggcggcgcCTTCAAGCTCGCCACCCCCTTGTACGTCTCCCCAGCAGCCATGGCCCGGCTGGCTCACCCGGACGGAGAAGCTGGAATAGCAAAAGGCATCTCCCGCTTCGGGGCCATGCAGCTCGTCTCCCACAACGCCTCCATGTCGCCGGAGCAAATCGTTGCCGACGCCAAACCGGATCAGATCTTTGGCTGGCAGCTCTACGTACAGAACGCTCGTGCTAAATCCGAGGCCATGCTGGCGAGGATAGCCAAACTGCCGCAGTACAAGTGCATTGTTCTTACTCTTGACGCACCTGTCCCTAGCAAGAGGGAGCATGACGAAAAGGCCGCGTTGGAGGCGGAGCTGCTGATCGAGGCATCAAAAtcagaggaggaaaaggaaaaggcaaagaagaggCCGGATTCGAATAGTGGTGTGGGACAGCAGCTGTTCTTTGGCACGGCGGCTGATTTGACGTGGGATACGACTTTGCCGTGGTTGGCGAAGCATACCAAACTGCCTATTGTTCTGAAGGGGATTCAGACGCACGAGGATGTCTACCTGGCTGCGCAGTATGCGAAGAAGCATCCGGGGACGGTCAAGGCGGTCATTTTGAGCAATCACGGGGGTAGGTCGTTGGATACGGCGCCGCCGGCGGTGCACACGCTGTTGGAATGCAAGAAGTACTGTCCAGAAGTGTTTGATATCATTGAGAtttgggtggatgggggtaTCAGGAGGGGGACGGATGTGGTCAAGGCTTTGTGTCTAGGGGCAAAAGCGGTGGGCGTAGGCAGGGCTGCACTCTATGGGTTAGGGGCTGGCgggtggaagggggtggagaggactTTCGAAA TTCTCCAAGGCGAAATTCAGACGTgcatgaagatgatgggCGCAAAAGACATCtcggagcttgggccacGCTTT ATCAACAGCAGGATGGTCGAGCGGGACATCTTCGATGGCGGGGCTGGTCTCGACAGCACGGGGTTGTGGACGTCTCGTGCTGCCAAGCTGTAG